Proteins encoded together in one Hevea brasiliensis isolate MT/VB/25A 57/8 chromosome 16, ASM3005281v1, whole genome shotgun sequence window:
- the LOC110644368 gene encoding WEB family protein At3g02930, chloroplastic isoform X1 yields MDSHHASLGRRTLEEIRQKRAAERLSKTSSGPDLTKAPIPSDNMGMKKSESSTRLSETDVSGLVSQLKDLQKKNADLEESNKVLSLKIQTKDVKNESLLKRLNDLVKEQNTVPSLRKALKDVAMEKDAAVVAREDLSAQLRTLKKRLKDAEEEQYRAEEDAAALRAELNSIQQQAMSNNILSGMTSVGISPDQVQNLEKELAGLKSNLQQESLLRQKEQQRLAEEQARVSTLTSENLELEEKLAAISRRGPEVSEKVAHKVFSVEEKEKLEKRLHDMAEAVERLESSRQKLLKEIDSQSTEIEKLFEENSNLSSSYQEARSIAKQWENQLKDCLKQNEELRGVLVKMRMEQSSMLSSGDKDILGSSTERNSNGINETGSQTYTTEVISLKGELAKEQNRAEALSAEVLQLSAKLQEATQAYNGLARLYKPVLRNIENSLIKMKQDGSVTVL; encoded by the exons ATGGACTCTCATCACGCTTCTCTTGGTCGAAGAACG TTGGAAGAGATTAGACAAAAGAGAGCTGCTGAGAGATTGAGCAAAACATCTTCCGGACCAGATCTCACCAAAGCTCCAATTCCTAGtg ATAATATGGGAATGAAAAAATCAGAAAGCTCAACTCGACTCTCTGAG ACCGATGTTAGTGGATTAGTATCTCAGCTAAAAGATCTGCAGAAAAAGAATGCAGATTTGGAGGAAAGCAACAAGGTGTTATCCTTGAAG ATTCAAACAAAAGATGTTAAGAATGAATCACTGCTGAAGCGCTTAAATGATTTGGTAA AGGAGCAGAATACTGTACCATCTTTAAGAAAAGCACTCAAGGATGTGGCCATGGAGAAAGATGCAGCAGTGGTTGCACGG GAGGACCTTTCAGCCCAGCTTCGCACCCTTAAGAAACGTCTGAAGGATGCAGAAGAAGAACAATACAGA GCTGAGGAAGATGCAGCAGCTTTGAGAGCAGAGTTAAACTCGATTCAGCAACAAGCGATGAGTAATAATATACTCAGTGGAATGACATCTGTTGGTATTTCTCCAGATCAAGTACAAAACTTGGAAAAGGAGTTGGCTGGTTTAAAGTCAAATTTGCAG CAAGAGTCATTATTGAGGCAAAAAGAGCAACAACGGTTAGCAGAGGAGCAAGCTCGGGTTTCTACCCTTACATCTGAAAATCTGGAATTGGAGGAGAAACTTGCAGCTATATCCAGAAGAGGCCCTG AAGTATCAGAAAAAGTAGCTCATAAGGTGTTTTCAGTG GAAGAAAAGGAGAAACTTGAGAAGCGGTTGCATGATATGGCTGAAGCAGTTGAGAGATTGGAGAGTAGCAGGCAGAAACTTTTAAAGGAG ATTGATTCCCAATCTACAGAGATAGAGAAGCTATTTGAGGAAAATTCTAATCTCTCTTCTTCTTATCAAGAGGCAAGAAGTATAGCAAAACAGTGGGAGAATCAG TTGAAGGACTGTCTTAAGCAAAATGAAGAGCTTCGTGGAGTTCTCGTTAAGATGAGAATGGAGCAGTCTAGTATGCTCTCTTCAGGTGATAAGGATATCCTGGGAAGTTCCACTGAACGCAATAGCAATGGGATAAATGAGACTGGTTCACAGACGTATACAACTGAGGTCATTTCCCTCAAG GGTGAGCTTGCAAAAGAGCAGAACAGAGCAGAAGCTTTGTCAGCAGAGGTCCTGCAGCTATCAGCAAAACTCCAAGAAGCTACACAGGCATATAATGGTCTTGCACGCCT CTATAAACCAGTGCTGAGGAACATTGAAAACAGCCTCATCAAAATGAAGCAAGATGGCTCTGTGACTGTACTGTGA
- the LOC110644368 gene encoding WEB family protein At3g02930, chloroplastic isoform X2, which translates to MDSHHASLGRRTLEEIRQKRAAERLSKTSSGPDLTKAPIPSDNMGMKKSESSTRLSETDVSGLVSQLKDLQKKNADLEESNKVLSLKIQTKDVKNESLLKRLNDLEQNTVPSLRKALKDVAMEKDAAVVAREDLSAQLRTLKKRLKDAEEEQYRAEEDAAALRAELNSIQQQAMSNNILSGMTSVGISPDQVQNLEKELAGLKSNLQQESLLRQKEQQRLAEEQARVSTLTSENLELEEKLAAISRRGPEVSEKVAHKVFSVEEKEKLEKRLHDMAEAVERLESSRQKLLKEIDSQSTEIEKLFEENSNLSSSYQEARSIAKQWENQLKDCLKQNEELRGVLVKMRMEQSSMLSSGDKDILGSSTERNSNGINETGSQTYTTEVISLKGELAKEQNRAEALSAEVLQLSAKLQEATQAYNGLARLYKPVLRNIENSLIKMKQDGSVTVL; encoded by the exons ATGGACTCTCATCACGCTTCTCTTGGTCGAAGAACG TTGGAAGAGATTAGACAAAAGAGAGCTGCTGAGAGATTGAGCAAAACATCTTCCGGACCAGATCTCACCAAAGCTCCAATTCCTAGtg ATAATATGGGAATGAAAAAATCAGAAAGCTCAACTCGACTCTCTGAG ACCGATGTTAGTGGATTAGTATCTCAGCTAAAAGATCTGCAGAAAAAGAATGCAGATTTGGAGGAAAGCAACAAGGTGTTATCCTTGAAG ATTCAAACAAAAGATGTTAAGAATGAATCACTGCTGAAGCGCTTAAATGATTTG GAGCAGAATACTGTACCATCTTTAAGAAAAGCACTCAAGGATGTGGCCATGGAGAAAGATGCAGCAGTGGTTGCACGG GAGGACCTTTCAGCCCAGCTTCGCACCCTTAAGAAACGTCTGAAGGATGCAGAAGAAGAACAATACAGA GCTGAGGAAGATGCAGCAGCTTTGAGAGCAGAGTTAAACTCGATTCAGCAACAAGCGATGAGTAATAATATACTCAGTGGAATGACATCTGTTGGTATTTCTCCAGATCAAGTACAAAACTTGGAAAAGGAGTTGGCTGGTTTAAAGTCAAATTTGCAG CAAGAGTCATTATTGAGGCAAAAAGAGCAACAACGGTTAGCAGAGGAGCAAGCTCGGGTTTCTACCCTTACATCTGAAAATCTGGAATTGGAGGAGAAACTTGCAGCTATATCCAGAAGAGGCCCTG AAGTATCAGAAAAAGTAGCTCATAAGGTGTTTTCAGTG GAAGAAAAGGAGAAACTTGAGAAGCGGTTGCATGATATGGCTGAAGCAGTTGAGAGATTGGAGAGTAGCAGGCAGAAACTTTTAAAGGAG ATTGATTCCCAATCTACAGAGATAGAGAAGCTATTTGAGGAAAATTCTAATCTCTCTTCTTCTTATCAAGAGGCAAGAAGTATAGCAAAACAGTGGGAGAATCAG TTGAAGGACTGTCTTAAGCAAAATGAAGAGCTTCGTGGAGTTCTCGTTAAGATGAGAATGGAGCAGTCTAGTATGCTCTCTTCAGGTGATAAGGATATCCTGGGAAGTTCCACTGAACGCAATAGCAATGGGATAAATGAGACTGGTTCACAGACGTATACAACTGAGGTCATTTCCCTCAAG GGTGAGCTTGCAAAAGAGCAGAACAGAGCAGAAGCTTTGTCAGCAGAGGTCCTGCAGCTATCAGCAAAACTCCAAGAAGCTACACAGGCATATAATGGTCTTGCACGCCT CTATAAACCAGTGCTGAGGAACATTGAAAACAGCCTCATCAAAATGAAGCAAGATGGCTCTGTGACTGTACTGTGA
- the LOC110643802 gene encoding pentatricopeptide repeat-containing protein At4g16470-like: protein MKRDYGIQPRGQHYAAMVDLLGHAGRLQEAYDFVLEAPCKEHSGVWDALLGASRIHEDMDLVNHAAKKYLKLDPENAGKYLVLSNTYATFAFWDNVAQFRSMMRDSGIMKEPTYSRIEVQGEVHCFLMGDKSPKI, encoded by the coding sequence ATGAAGAGAGATTATGGCATCCAACCTAGAGGGCAACACTATGCAGCAATGGTCGATCTTTTAGGTCACGCTGGCAGGTTACAGGAGGCTTATGATTTTGTTTTGGAGGCACCTTGTAAAGAACACTCAGGTGTATGGGACGCTTTGCTTGGGGCTTCTAGAATTCATGAAGACATGGACCTGGTAAATCATGCAGCTAAGAAATACTTGAAATTGGATCCAGAAAATGCTGGAAAGTATTTGGTCTTGTCCAATACCTACGCCACATTTGCGTTCTGGGACAATGTTGCACAGTTTAGGAGTATGATGAGAGATTCAGGAATAATGAAGGAACCTACTTATAGCAGGATTGAAGTTCAAGGGGAGGTCCACTGCTTTCTAATGGGTGATAAATCTCCGAAAATATGA
- the LOC110644357 gene encoding thymidine kinase a, with amino-acid sequence MLTTISRMKSLVSPPFSPIFKATPSSLFFSLPSNFKFLSFPTSLTSSISLSLNPPPMLSTFPIQNRCLHSNSSPSFSSSSGEIHVIVGPMFAGKTTTLLRRIQSESGNGRNVAVIKSNRDTRYGLDSIVTHDGVKLPCVALPNLSSFRQKFGTDAYEQLDVIGIDEAQFFEDLYDFCREAADHDGKTLIVAGLDGDYLRRSFGSVLDIIPLADSVTKLTARCELCGKRAIFTLRKTQETRIELIGGADVYMPVCRQHYVSGQVVVEAARILLESQKAECGSHMFVPDSSY; translated from the exons atgttAACTACTATTTCAAGGATGAAGTCTCTTGTATCTCCACCATTTTCACCCATTTTCAAGGCCACACCTtcttccctcttcttctctttaccctctaatttcaaatttctctCATTTCCCACTTCTCTCACAAGTTCAATTTCTCTCTCCCTTAATCCTCCTCCTATGCTGTCAACTTTTCCAATTCAAAATCGATGTCTTCACTCCAATTCCTCtccctctttttcttcctcctccgGAGAGATTCACGTTATAGTTGGCCCCATGTTCGCTGGAAAAACCACCACGCTTCTCCGTCGCATCCAGTCTGAAAGCGGCAATGGCAG AAATGTAGCAGTTATAAAATCAAACAGGGATACAAGATATGGTTTGGATTCAATAGTGACACATGATGGAGTGAAACTGCCATGTGTGGCACTGCCTAATTTGTCATCATTTAGACAAAAATTTGGCACTGATGCATATGAACAG CTGGATGTGATTGGTATTGATGAAGCACAATTTTTTGAAGACCTATACGATTTTTGTCGTGAAGCTGCTGATCATGATGGGAAAACTCTAATAGTTGCTGGTCTGGATGGTGACTATTTGAG GAGGAGTTTTGGTTCCGTCCTTGATATAATTCCCCTAGCTGATTCTGTAACTAAGTTGACTGCACGGTGTGAACTTTGTGGAAAACGGGCCATCTTTACCTTGAGAAAGACACAGGAGACACGGATAGAACTTATTGGTGGGGCTGATGTGTACATGCCTGTATGTCGACAGCATTATGTCAGTGGACAAGTAGTTGTTGAAGCTGCAAGAATTTTACTAGAATCTCAGAAGGCTGAATGTGGCTCTCACATGTTTGTACCAGATTCTTCTTACTAG
- the LOC110644392 gene encoding methylsterol monooxygenase 2-2 isoform X1 — MPMAFLLQSGWLYLITHFSDFQLACLGSFFLHESVFFLSGLPFIYIERAGWLSKYKIQTKNNSPAAQEKCITRLLLYHFGVNLPVMLFSYPVFKYMGMQSSLPLPSWKVVLIQIIFYFILEDFVFYWGHRILHTKWLYKNVHSVHHEYATPFGLTSEYAHPAEILFLGFATIIGPAITGPHLITLWLWMVLRVLETVEAHCGYHFPWSLSNFIPLYGGADFHDYHHRLLYTKSGNYSSTFVYMDWIFGTDKGYRKLKGLKSTGVENGGKQICFFLNNLSYEKDPAN; from the exons ATGCCCATGGCTTTCCTCCTTCAATCTGGCTGGCTG TATTTGATTACACATTTCAGTGACTTTCAGCTGGCGTGCCTAGGAAgcttttttcttcatgaaagtgtcTTCTTCTTATCTGGACTTCCCTTTATATATATTGAAAGGGCAGGTTGGCTGAGCAAGTACAAGATTCAG ACCAAAAACAACAGTCCTGCTGCCCAAGAGAAATGCATTACTCGCCTACTTTTATATCATTTTGGTGTCAATCTACCGGTTATGCTATTCTCATACCCTGTATTCAAATACATGGGCATGCAAAGTAGTCTTCCGTTGCCGTCCTG GAAAGTAGTTCTAATACAGATAATATTCTACTTCATCCTGGAAGATTTTGTCTTCTACTGGGGTCATCGGATTCTGCATACAAAGTGGCTGTATAAGAATGTGCATAGTGTCCACCATGA ATATGCTACACCATTTGGACTGACATCTGAATATGCTCACCCTGCTGAGATACTGTTCCTTGGATTTGCTACTATTATTGGTCCTGCCATCACTGGTCCCCATCTGATAACTTTGTGGCTATGGATGGTTCTGAGAGTTCTGGAGACAGTTGAAGCACACTGTGGTTACCACTTCCCATGGAGCCTTTCCAACTTTATACCTTTGTATGGGGG TGCTGATTTCCATGACTATCACCACCGCTTGCTATATACTAAATCTGGAAACTACTCATCTACTTTTGTCTATATGGACTG GATTTTTGGCACCGATAAGGGTTACAGAAAATTGAAGGGACTGAAGAGTACTGGAGTTGAAAATGGCGGCAAGCAAAT ATGCTTTTTCCTGAATAATTTGAGTTATGAAAAGGACCCAGCTAATTGA
- the LOC110644392 gene encoding methylsterol monooxygenase 2-2 isoform X2: MPMAFLLQSGWLYLITHFSDFQLACLGSFFLHESVFFLSGLPFIYIERAGWLSKYKIQTKNNSPAAQEKCITRLLLYHFGVNLPVMLFSYPVFKYMGMQSSLPLPSWKVVLIQIIFYFILEDFVFYWGHRILHTKWLYKNVHSVHHEYATPFGLTSEYAHPAEILFLGFATIIGPAITGPHLITLWLWMVLRVLETVEAHCGYHFPWSLSNFIPLYGGIFGTDKGYRKLKGLKSTGVENGGKQICFFLNNLSYEKDPAN, translated from the exons ATGCCCATGGCTTTCCTCCTTCAATCTGGCTGGCTG TATTTGATTACACATTTCAGTGACTTTCAGCTGGCGTGCCTAGGAAgcttttttcttcatgaaagtgtcTTCTTCTTATCTGGACTTCCCTTTATATATATTGAAAGGGCAGGTTGGCTGAGCAAGTACAAGATTCAG ACCAAAAACAACAGTCCTGCTGCCCAAGAGAAATGCATTACTCGCCTACTTTTATATCATTTTGGTGTCAATCTACCGGTTATGCTATTCTCATACCCTGTATTCAAATACATGGGCATGCAAAGTAGTCTTCCGTTGCCGTCCTG GAAAGTAGTTCTAATACAGATAATATTCTACTTCATCCTGGAAGATTTTGTCTTCTACTGGGGTCATCGGATTCTGCATACAAAGTGGCTGTATAAGAATGTGCATAGTGTCCACCATGA ATATGCTACACCATTTGGACTGACATCTGAATATGCTCACCCTGCTGAGATACTGTTCCTTGGATTTGCTACTATTATTGGTCCTGCCATCACTGGTCCCCATCTGATAACTTTGTGGCTATGGATGGTTCTGAGAGTTCTGGAGACAGTTGAAGCACACTGTGGTTACCACTTCCCATGGAGCCTTTCCAACTTTATACCTTTGTATGGGGG GATTTTTGGCACCGATAAGGGTTACAGAAAATTGAAGGGACTGAAGAGTACTGGAGTTGAAAATGGCGGCAAGCAAAT ATGCTTTTTCCTGAATAATTTGAGTTATGAAAAGGACCCAGCTAATTGA
- the LOC110644406 gene encoding probable protein phosphatase 2C 24 produces MAEMCCGVLSDGEASTPCEESSKAARRRRMEIRRFKFVTGAAPTSPETEERNKRQKIEIHTASLHASGGDDCEDSVVERQDERVVLKVENRKSETKEIVISNKSLSLILSPSISSPAIDPDFFPKFGVASVCGRRRDMEDAVAIYPSFCRKDEESTIELHYFGVYDGHGCSHVAVRCKERLHELVEEELLESKEAIVVAAAAEWKNAMERSFWRMDKEVIAWNEGVVGASCRCEMQTPECDAVGSTAVVAIVTPDKIIVANCGDSRAVLCRNGKPIPLSSDHKPDRPDELNRIQAAGGRVIYWDGPRVLGVLAMSRAIGDNYLKPYVSCEPEVTITERTAEDECLILASDGLWDVVSNDTACGVARMCLRGKGQVQQSCSPPENEVVGCGSAASSGCGEMSDKACSYASMFLTKLALARHSTDNVSVVVVDLRKGT; encoded by the exons ATGGCTGAGATGTGCTGTGGAGTGTTGAGTGACGGCGAAGCCTCGACGCCGTGTGAAGAGAGTTCGAAAGCGGCTAGGCGGAGGAGAATGGAGATCAGACGGTTCAAATTCGTGACAGGTGCTGCCCCGACCTCGCCCGAGACGGAGGAAAGAAATAAACGCCAAAAAATAGAAATTCACACGGCGTCATTGCATGCTTCTGGCGGAGACGACTGCGAGGACTCTGTTGTGGAACGCCAAGATGAAAGAGTCGTTCTCAAGGTTGAAAATAGAAAATCGGAGACTAAAGAAATTGTAATTTCGAACAAGTCTTTGAGTCTGATTCTAAGTCCTTCCATTTCATCACCTGCCATAGATCCAGACTTCTTTCCAAAATTCGGGGTCGCTTCAGTCTGTGGAAGGAGAAGAGATATGGAAGATGCAGTGGCAATTTACCCTTCTTTCTGTCGCAAAGACGAAGAATCCACCATTGAATTGCATTATTTTGGCGTCTACGACGGCCACGGCTGCTCTCAC GTGGCAGTCAGGTGCAAAGAGAGATTGCATGAGCTGGTGGAGGAAGAATTGCTAGAGAGCAAGGAAGCAATAGTAGTGGCGGCTGCTGCAGAGTGGAAAAACGCGATGGAGAGGAGCTTCTGGCGGATGGACAAGGAGGTGATAGCTTGGAATGAAGGGGTGGTTGGTGCTAGTTGCAGGTGTGAGATGCAAACCCCAGAATGCGATGCCGTCGGATCTACCGCTGTGGTTGCAATCGTAACCCCTGATAAGATCATCGTGGCCAACTGCGGAGACTCTAGAGCCGTCTTGTGCCGCAACGGCAAACCCATCCCTCTCTCTAGTGATCACAAG CCGGACCGTCCAGACGAGTTGAACCGGATCCAAGCCGCCGGTGGCCGTGTGATATACTGGGACGGTCCACGGGTTCTCGGAGTTCTGGCGATGTCAAGAGCCATag GTGACAACTATCTAAAACCCTATGTGAGCTGCGAGCCGGAGGTGACGATAACAGAACGGACGGCGGAGGACGAGTGCTTGATACTAGCCAGCGACGGGCTTTGGGACGTGGTGTCGAACGACACAGCATGTGGAGTGGCGCGTATGTGTTTGAGAGGTAAAGGACAGGTGCAGCAGTCATGTTCTCCGCCAGAGAACGAGGTGGTGGGCTGTGGAAGTGCAGCCAGCAGCGGATGCGGTGAAATGTCGGATAAGGCATGCTCGTATGCGTCGATGTTTCTGACGAAGTTGGCTCTGGCCAGGCACAGTACTGACAACGTGAGCGTGGTCGTGGTGGATCTAAGGAAAGGCACGTAG